The proteins below come from a single Streptomyces sp. SCSIO 75703 genomic window:
- a CDS encoding cupin domain-containing protein, with translation MKEDIIGRSRVDDTAKLKEYYERLGTLDAGALWTVANDIEPWYPQPRSVPTHWRYRELRPLVLESASLVSGDDAGRRVVMLVNQGRKELSAAVGLLYTGLQIMNPGEAMTAHRHAAAALRFVIEGEGAWTIVDGDRLKVGARDFAITPRGTWHEHGNDSDSTPVIWQDGLDIPLVNALDANFYEVHPDLHQVPGKVVNTSLLAHGSGILKPDGRGWSKRYSPLLAYPWEKTYEALLNQAKVSDGTPYDGVIMEYVNPVTGGSVMPTMGAHMQLLQPGQATQAHRHTGSVVYHVAKGRGHSVIAGRRFDWQENDIFVVPSWAWHEHANDDQSEDACLFSFNDFPMIHSLDLWAEAAYTEDGGHQPVLGGA, from the coding sequence GTGAAGGAAGACATCATCGGCCGCTCACGCGTCGACGACACCGCGAAGCTCAAGGAGTACTACGAGCGGCTGGGCACACTGGACGCGGGCGCGCTGTGGACCGTCGCCAACGACATCGAGCCGTGGTACCCGCAGCCCCGCTCGGTGCCGACGCACTGGCGCTACCGCGAGCTGCGCCCGCTGGTGCTGGAATCCGCCTCGCTGGTCAGCGGCGACGACGCGGGCCGCCGCGTGGTCATGCTGGTCAACCAGGGCCGCAAGGAGCTCAGTGCCGCCGTGGGCCTGCTGTACACCGGCCTGCAGATCATGAATCCGGGCGAGGCGATGACCGCCCACCGGCACGCCGCCGCGGCCCTGCGATTCGTCATCGAGGGCGAGGGCGCCTGGACGATCGTCGACGGCGACCGGCTCAAGGTCGGCGCGCGCGACTTCGCCATCACCCCCAGGGGCACCTGGCACGAACACGGCAACGACTCCGACAGCACCCCGGTCATCTGGCAGGACGGCCTGGACATCCCGCTGGTCAACGCCCTCGACGCGAACTTCTACGAGGTGCACCCCGACCTGCACCAGGTGCCCGGCAAGGTGGTCAACACCTCGCTGCTCGCGCACGGCTCCGGCATCCTCAAGCCGGACGGCCGCGGCTGGAGCAAGCGCTACTCCCCGCTGCTGGCCTACCCGTGGGAGAAGACCTACGAGGCGCTGCTGAACCAGGCCAAGGTCAGCGACGGCACCCCCTACGACGGCGTGATCATGGAGTACGTCAACCCCGTCACCGGCGGCTCGGTCATGCCGACGATGGGCGCCCACATGCAGCTGCTGCAGCCCGGCCAGGCCACCCAGGCGCACCGGCACACCGGATCGGTCGTCTACCACGTGGCCAAGGGCCGCGGCCACTCGGTCATCGCGGGCCGGCGGTTCGACTGGCAGGAGAACGACATCTTCGTCGTGCCCTCCTGGGCCTGGCACGAGCATGCGAACGACGACCAGAGCGAGGACGCCTGCCTGTTCTCGTTCAACGACTTCCC
- a CDS encoding carbon-nitrogen hydrolase family protein, with translation MTWTMPDSPGIKQYPAFLAAAVQAAPVFLDPDATVAKVRSLIAEAAGNGAKLVAFPEVFVPGYPYWNWTMTPVQGSPWFERLYRASVEVDGPHVAAIRAAAREHGCHVVIGINERGPRGVGVLYNTVLVIDDQGVLLGVHRKLVPTWAEKLTWAPGDGSSLRVYDTAVGPLGALACGENTNTLARFTLLAQGELVHVANYIALPVAPEDYDMVEAIKVRAAAHSFEGKVFSIVSCSTVSAEIIDAVAGEDQAARTMLSRPHSAFSGIFGPDGRLLTEPLVDDEGIVYAEVDLARCIQPKQMHDIVGHYNRFDIFELRVDTRRHTPLDLHDTTAQGGTHPLTARPAPAAADTNEFAHESKEDR, from the coding sequence ATGACCTGGACGATGCCCGACTCCCCCGGGATCAAGCAGTACCCGGCGTTCCTCGCCGCCGCGGTCCAGGCCGCCCCGGTGTTCCTGGACCCGGACGCGACCGTCGCCAAGGTCCGCTCGCTGATCGCCGAAGCCGCCGGCAACGGCGCGAAGCTGGTCGCCTTCCCCGAGGTCTTCGTCCCCGGATACCCGTACTGGAACTGGACGATGACGCCGGTCCAGGGCAGCCCGTGGTTCGAGCGGCTGTACCGGGCCTCGGTGGAGGTGGACGGCCCGCACGTGGCCGCCATCCGTGCCGCCGCCCGCGAGCACGGCTGCCACGTGGTCATCGGCATCAACGAGCGCGGACCGCGCGGCGTCGGCGTCCTCTACAACACCGTGCTGGTCATCGACGACCAGGGCGTGCTGCTCGGCGTGCACCGCAAACTGGTCCCCACCTGGGCCGAGAAGCTCACCTGGGCTCCCGGCGACGGCAGTTCGCTGCGCGTGTACGACACCGCGGTGGGCCCGCTCGGCGCGCTCGCCTGCGGCGAGAACACCAACACCCTCGCCCGGTTCACCCTGCTCGCGCAGGGCGAGCTGGTGCACGTCGCCAACTACATCGCCCTGCCGGTCGCGCCCGAGGACTACGACATGGTCGAGGCGATCAAGGTCCGGGCTGCCGCGCACTCCTTCGAGGGCAAGGTCTTCAGCATCGTGTCGTGCTCCACGGTCTCGGCGGAGATCATCGACGCGGTCGCCGGCGAGGACCAGGCGGCCCGCACCATGCTCAGCCGTCCGCACAGCGCCTTCTCCGGCATCTTCGGCCCGGACGGCCGGCTGCTCACCGAGCCACTCGTCGACGACGAGGGCATCGTCTACGCCGAGGTGGACCTGGCGCGCTGCATCCAGCCCAAGCAGATGCACGACATCGTCGGCCATTACAACCGCTTCGACATCTTCGAACTGCGGGTCGACACCCGGCGGCACACGCCGCTCGACCTGCACGACACCACCGCGCAGGGCGGCACGCACCCCCTGACCGCGCGCCCCGCACCGGCCGCCGCGGACACCAACGAGTTCGCCCACGAGTCCAAGGAGGACAGGTGA
- a CDS encoding thiamine pyrophosphate-binding protein translates to MTLVLQAMGQALHELRVPVMFGLPGSGNYELVHAARAAGVSYYGTNHEAGAVGMGDAWARVSSQTGLVMLSQGPGLTNGLTALTEAVKSGTPLVVIAIDSPRTSLHGNLNIDQAGVVGALGAGVDRVRAARTAVEDLSRSLRRAAIERRPIVLMVPLDLVHAAVPEGSTSPAAAVLPAAPWPAPASVTAAAGLVTGAERPVIVAGRGAVRAGARDALIALAEQTGAVLAVSAPAKGFFAGDPYDLGIAGSFASPLTAELLSESDLVLAFGAGLNAWTTGNGRMIGSHVPVVQVDVDAAAIGAHRHVTVAVQADAKAAAVALRGELEQRGWRQEGWRSEALAKRLAAHDPADEFTPVDGAQGLDPRMFTLALNALLPAERTVTVDSGHFMGWPAKYLDSPDASGFVYPQSFQCVGLGLAGAIGAGVARPDRLSVLAIGDGGMMLSPQELETAVRHHIPLLLAVYNDSAYGAEVHRFEPIGLEVDLVRFPDRDFAGMARSVGAQGVTVRTLEDLEALRPWLATPQGPMVIDAKIDPTVRGGWVAGNSKAALA, encoded by the coding sequence GTGACACTCGTTCTCCAGGCGATGGGGCAGGCGCTGCACGAGCTGCGCGTGCCGGTGATGTTCGGTCTCCCGGGCAGCGGGAATTACGAGCTCGTCCATGCGGCGCGGGCGGCCGGCGTCAGCTACTACGGGACCAACCACGAAGCCGGCGCCGTCGGCATGGGCGACGCGTGGGCCCGCGTCAGCAGCCAGACCGGCCTGGTGATGCTCTCCCAGGGCCCGGGCCTGACCAACGGGCTCACCGCGCTCACCGAGGCGGTCAAGAGCGGCACGCCGCTCGTGGTCATCGCCATCGACAGCCCCCGGACCTCGCTGCACGGCAACCTCAACATCGACCAGGCCGGCGTCGTCGGCGCGCTCGGCGCCGGCGTGGACCGCGTCCGCGCCGCCCGCACCGCCGTCGAGGACCTCAGCCGCTCACTGCGCCGGGCCGCCATCGAGCGCCGCCCGATCGTGCTGATGGTGCCGCTGGACCTGGTGCACGCAGCCGTCCCGGAGGGCTCCACCAGCCCGGCCGCGGCCGTCCTGCCGGCGGCACCGTGGCCGGCCCCGGCATCGGTCACCGCCGCGGCCGGCCTGGTCACCGGAGCCGAACGCCCGGTGATCGTGGCCGGGCGGGGCGCCGTGCGGGCCGGCGCCCGCGACGCGCTGATCGCGCTCGCCGAGCAGACGGGCGCGGTCCTCGCGGTCTCGGCCCCGGCCAAGGGATTCTTCGCGGGCGACCCGTACGACCTCGGCATCGCGGGCAGCTTCGCCTCGCCGCTGACCGCCGAACTGCTGTCCGAGAGCGACCTGGTGCTCGCGTTCGGTGCCGGCCTGAACGCCTGGACCACCGGCAACGGCCGGATGATCGGCTCCCATGTCCCGGTGGTCCAGGTCGACGTCGACGCGGCCGCGATCGGCGCCCACCGGCACGTCACGGTGGCCGTCCAGGCCGACGCCAAGGCCGCCGCCGTCGCACTGCGCGGCGAGCTGGAGCAGCGGGGGTGGCGCCAGGAGGGGTGGCGCAGCGAGGCACTGGCCAAGCGCCTCGCCGCCCACGACCCGGCCGACGAGTTCACACCCGTGGACGGCGCCCAGGGCCTGGATCCCCGGATGTTCACCCTGGCGCTCAACGCCCTGCTCCCGGCCGAGCGCACGGTCACCGTCGACTCCGGCCACTTCATGGGCTGGCCCGCCAAGTACCTCGACTCCCCCGACGCGAGCGGCTTCGTCTACCCGCAGTCGTTCCAGTGTGTCGGGCTCGGCCTCGCCGGCGCCATCGGTGCGGGCGTCGCCCGGCCCGACCGGCTCAGCGTGCTCGCCATCGGCGACGGCGGCATGATGCTCAGCCCCCAGGAGCTGGAGACGGCGGTGCGTCACCACATCCCGCTGCTGCTCGCCGTCTACAACGACTCGGCCTACGGCGCCGAGGTGCACCGGTTCGAACCCATCGGGCTGGAGGTGGACCTGGTGCGGTTCCCCGACCGCGACTTCGCGGGCATGGCCCGCTCCGTCGGCGCGCAGGGCGTGACCGTGCGGACCCTGGAGGACCTGGAGGCGCTGCGGCCCTGGCTGGCCACCCCGCAGGGACCGATGGTGATCGACGCGAAGATCGACCCGACCGTGCGCGGCGGATGGGTCGCCGGAAACTCGAAGGCGGCACTGGCATGA
- a CDS encoding ABC transporter ATP-binding protein — protein sequence MLEVTGLSKNYGDVRAVADLTFTVDPHEFVCIVGPSGCGKTTLLKCLSGLMPPSGGQAVLDGAVVDGPPETLALVFQEYTRSLLPWMTVIDNVMLPLQAKRVRKDERRRLAEESLAAVGLADFTRVYPWQLSGGMQQRVAIARALAYQPKVLLMDEPFASVDAQTRAELEDLILRVRTDFGVTVVLVTHDIDEAVYLADRVVVLSQRPTVVREVVEIDLPSPRDQVATRELPRFAHLRAQVARLIVNALPGDGPGGADGASSSVAVAS from the coding sequence ATGCTCGAGGTCACCGGCCTGTCCAAGAATTACGGCGACGTCCGTGCCGTCGCCGACCTCACCTTCACCGTGGACCCGCACGAGTTCGTCTGCATCGTCGGACCGTCGGGGTGCGGTAAGACGACCCTGCTGAAGTGCCTGTCCGGCCTGATGCCGCCCAGCGGCGGCCAGGCGGTCCTGGACGGCGCCGTCGTCGACGGCCCGCCGGAGACGCTCGCCCTGGTCTTCCAGGAGTACACCCGCTCGCTGCTGCCCTGGATGACAGTGATCGACAACGTCATGCTCCCGCTGCAGGCCAAGAGGGTGAGAAAGGACGAGCGCCGCCGGCTGGCCGAGGAGTCGCTGGCCGCGGTCGGCCTGGCCGACTTCACGCGGGTGTACCCGTGGCAGCTCTCCGGCGGCATGCAGCAGCGCGTCGCGATCGCCCGCGCGCTCGCCTACCAGCCCAAGGTCCTGCTGATGGACGAGCCGTTCGCCTCGGTCGACGCCCAGACCCGGGCCGAGCTGGAGGACCTGATCCTGCGGGTCCGCACCGACTTCGGCGTCACCGTCGTCCTGGTCACCCACGACATCGACGAGGCCGTCTACCTCGCGGACCGGGTCGTGGTGCTCTCCCAGCGCCCCACCGTCGTGCGGGAGGTCGTCGAGATCGACCTGCCCTCCCCCAGGGACCAGGTGGCCACACGTGAGCTGCCGCGCTTCGCCCACCTGCGCGCGCAGGTCGCCCGGCTCATCGTCAACGCCCTCCCGGGCGACGGGCCGGGCGGCGCCGACGGCGCGTCGAGTTCCGTGGCGGTGGCCTCGTGA